One Roseofilum casamattae BLCC-M143 genomic region harbors:
- the hemH gene encoding ferrochelatase, producing MGRVGVLLLNLGGPEKLEDVRPFLFNLFSDPEIIRLPVTWLQKPLAWFISTSRYKKSQENYKQIGGGSPLRRITEEQARALEAKLEEKGQPAKIYVGMRYWYPFTEDAIAEIKKDKIEHLVILPLYPQFSISTSGSSFRVLEGLWEEDAALGDKVNYSLISSWYDRPGYLQAMADLIAKELDKYENPNDVHLFFSAHGVPVSYVEEAGDPYQREIEACTSLIVQTLNRPNAHTLAYQSRVGPVEWLQPYTEDALQELGEKNINDVLVVPISFVSEHIETLQEIDIEYREVAEEAGIHNFRRVPALDTHPGFINDLAELTIESLNNPSQKFADVVRPSERLKMYPQERWEMGITTSAEVWNGRFAMLGFIALLFELFSGKGILHAIGIL from the coding sequence ATGGGTCGTGTTGGGGTTTTACTCTTAAACTTAGGCGGGCCGGAAAAACTAGAAGACGTTCGCCCCTTCTTGTTCAATCTATTTTCCGATCCTGAAATTATCCGACTACCGGTGACCTGGTTGCAAAAACCCCTAGCCTGGTTTATTTCCACCAGCCGCTACAAGAAATCGCAAGAGAATTATAAACAAATTGGTGGCGGTTCTCCGTTGCGCCGGATTACGGAAGAACAAGCACGAGCGCTAGAAGCGAAGTTAGAAGAGAAAGGGCAACCGGCGAAAATTTATGTGGGAATGCGCTATTGGTATCCGTTTACCGAAGATGCGATCGCCGAAATCAAAAAAGATAAAATCGAACATCTGGTCATTCTTCCCCTCTATCCGCAGTTTTCGATTAGCACCAGCGGATCGAGCTTCCGAGTTCTGGAAGGTTTATGGGAAGAAGATGCTGCTTTGGGAGATAAAGTTAATTATAGTTTGATTTCGTCGTGGTACGATCGCCCCGGTTACTTGCAGGCCATGGCCGATCTGATTGCCAAAGAATTGGATAAATACGAGAATCCCAATGACGTGCATTTATTCTTCAGCGCTCATGGCGTTCCCGTCAGCTATGTTGAAGAAGCGGGCGATCCCTATCAGAGAGAAATTGAAGCATGTACTTCCTTAATCGTGCAAACTCTAAATCGTCCCAACGCTCATACTCTCGCTTATCAGAGTCGAGTCGGCCCGGTGGAATGGTTGCAGCCATATACTGAAGATGCCTTGCAAGAGTTAGGCGAGAAAAATATTAATGATGTATTGGTCGTTCCGATTAGTTTCGTGAGCGAACATATCGAAACCTTACAAGAAATTGATATTGAATATCGAGAGGTGGCTGAAGAAGCTGGGATTCATAATTTCCGGCGGGTTCCCGCTTTGGATACTCATCCGGGATTTATCAACGATCTCGCCGAGCTGACGATCGAATCTCTGAATAACCCCAGTCAAAAGTTTGCCGATGTGGTTCGTCCTTCCGAACGTTTGAAGATGTATCCGCAAGAGCGCTGGGAAATGGGAATCACGACCAGTGCGGAAGTCTGGAACGGCCGGTTTGCCATGTTGGGCTTTATTGCGCTGTTATTTGAGTTATTCAGCGGTAAAGGAATCTTACACGCGATCGGTATTTTGTAA
- a CDS encoding inositol monophosphatase family protein produces MNTPLWKDILDFAQQTTADVGAELLQQFGQVKGIEKADGSLVTAADKWADKELQQRITARFPQHETLTEETAKQFPDAIWCWIVDPIDGTTNFTRGVPLWGISMALLYRGTPVFGYVHFPPTGQSFHAFYNAPPELDGHPMGAYLNGSPIAPTRDRPGGNQFFNLCARSTHILTALEEPFPCKIRMLGVATYNILAVAAGIAIGGVEATPKIWDIAAVWAICQASGAVWISLNNERIFPLVSGRDDRQKPYPTLTVSSPDWVETFQRWVSSSYQ; encoded by the coding sequence ATGAATACTCCCCTCTGGAAAGACATCCTTGACTTTGCGCAACAAACCACTGCAGATGTCGGAGCAGAACTTCTGCAACAGTTCGGACAAGTCAAAGGAATAGAAAAAGCGGATGGTTCCCTGGTTACTGCTGCCGATAAATGGGCGGATAAGGAGTTGCAACAGCGCATAACCGCTCGCTTTCCCCAGCATGAAACCCTAACGGAAGAAACGGCAAAACAGTTCCCGGATGCAATCTGGTGCTGGATTGTCGATCCGATTGATGGTACGACTAATTTTACCCGTGGGGTTCCGCTGTGGGGAATTTCTATGGCTCTGTTGTATCGAGGAACTCCAGTCTTCGGCTACGTGCATTTTCCGCCAACTGGCCAGTCCTTCCATGCCTTCTACAACGCGCCGCCCGAACTTGACGGCCATCCCATGGGAGCTTATTTGAATGGCAGTCCGATCGCGCCGACTCGCGATCGCCCCGGTGGCAATCAGTTTTTCAATCTCTGCGCCCGCAGCACCCACATCCTCACCGCGCTGGAGGAACCCTTTCCCTGCAAGATCCGAATGCTGGGAGTTGCGACATACAATATACTCGCCGTTGCTGCTGGCATTGCTATTGGCGGCGTGGAAGCAACCCCAAAAATTTGGGACATTGCCGCTGTTTGGGCTATCTGCCAAGCCTCGGGAGCGGTCTGGATTTCTTTAAATAACGAACGTATTTTCCCATTAGTCTCCGGTCGAGACGATCGCCAAAAGCCATATCCCACTCTCACGGTTAGCTCTCCCGACTGGGTCGAAACGTTCCAGCGCTGGGTATCGAGTAGTTACCAATAA
- a CDS encoding (2Fe-2S)-binding protein: MYVCICHAVTDRDIHQAVDTGASSVEMICDRLNVSTNCGQCLERAREVFDEAIAQGNTAMEATAMARKNQACPLPCYSDRRQVS; the protein is encoded by the coding sequence ATGTATGTTTGTATCTGTCATGCCGTTACCGATCGCGACATTCACCAAGCGGTCGATACTGGAGCCTCGTCAGTGGAGATGATTTGCGATCGCCTAAACGTCTCAACCAACTGCGGGCAATGCCTGGAAAGGGCCCGTGAAGTGTTTGATGAGGCAATCGCCCAAGGCAATACGGCGATGGAAGCCACCGCGATGGCTCGGAAGAATCAAGCCTGTCCGCTTCCTTGTTATAGCGATCGCCGACAGGTATCTTAG
- the bfr gene encoding bacterioferritin: MQGDRTINTQLNAALKIQLTAINQFFLHARMCKNWGLHSLNGTIYKGSIKAMKQADSLIERILFLEGLPNLQDLGALRIGENVEEVLQNDLIAYQEMRSQLQESIQTCESLQDYVSRELFEELLESTEEYIDWIESQQWLIANTGLQNYLQSSM, encoded by the coding sequence ATGCAGGGTGACCGCACTATCAACACCCAACTGAACGCCGCTTTGAAAATTCAGCTAACGGCAATCAACCAGTTTTTTCTCCATGCCAGGATGTGTAAAAACTGGGGATTACACAGCCTTAATGGGACGATATATAAAGGATCGATTAAGGCAATGAAACAGGCAGATAGCCTGATCGAACGGATTCTATTCCTAGAAGGATTGCCGAATTTGCAAGACTTAGGTGCTCTGCGCATTGGCGAAAACGTAGAGGAAGTATTGCAAAACGATCTGATTGCCTATCAAGAAATGCGATCGCAACTGCAAGAGTCCATTCAAACCTGCGAATCACTGCAAGATTATGTCAGCCGCGAGTTATTTGAAGAATTGCTCGAATCCACAGAAGAATACATTGACTGGATTGAATCTCAGCAATGGTTAATTGCTAATACCGGACTGCAAAACTATCTCCAGTCATCAATGTAA
- the bfr gene encoding bacterioferritin, protein MKGNDKVTAQLEKLLKSELAARDQYFTHSRMYADWGLHKLYERINHEMEEETQHADWIIQRLLFLEVQPDLSQQDGLNIGSTVPEMLQNDLDWEYKVIADLKDAMAICESERDYQSREILQKILTDTEEDHAYWLEQQLGLIEKIGLPNYLQSQM, encoded by the coding sequence ATGAAAGGTAACGATAAAGTGACAGCGCAATTGGAAAAGCTCCTGAAGAGCGAGCTAGCCGCGCGCGATCAATACTTCACCCACTCTCGCATGTATGCTGACTGGGGATTGCACAAGCTCTACGAGCGCATCAACCATGAAATGGAAGAAGAAACCCAACATGCCGACTGGATTATTCAGCGCTTGCTCTTCCTAGAAGTTCAGCCCGATCTCTCTCAGCAAGACGGATTAAATATTGGTTCCACTGTTCCAGAAATGCTACAGAACGATCTGGATTGGGAATACAAAGTGATCGCAGATTTAAAAGACGCCATGGCAATTTGCGAGAGCGAACGAGATTACCAAAGTCGCGAAATCTTACAAAAAATTCTGACGGACACGGAAGAAGACCATGCTTATTGGTTAGAACAGCAACTGGGACTGATTGAAAAAATTGGGTTACCCAACTATTTGCAATCTCAGATGTAG
- a CDS encoding RNA polymerase sigma factor, RpoD/SigA family, whose translation MAKTTTTSPTLTYTADMVRTYLHEIGRVPLLSHEDEILLGKQVQHMMQLVAVKEDREQKLERAIADAEWAELAQLDPSELERILKQGQRAKQKMIEANLRLVVAIAKKYQKRNMEFLDLIQEGTLGLERGVEKFDPTRGYKFSTYAYWWIRQAITRAIAQQGRTIRLPIHITEKLNKIKKTQRELSQKLGRSATTSEIGEALNLQPAQIREYLTLSRQPVSLDLRVGDNQDTELQDLLEDDGISPERYATQELLRQDLHTLIAALTPQQQEVLSLRFGLTDGRELSLSQVGQRMNLSRERVRQLERQALNYLRRHRSSVREYLAS comes from the coding sequence ATGGCCAAAACCACAACCACTTCCCCCACCCTTACCTACACCGCAGACATGGTACGCACCTATCTGCACGAAATCGGTCGCGTCCCCCTCCTCAGCCACGAGGACGAAATCTTATTGGGGAAACAAGTTCAACATATGATGCAATTGGTGGCAGTTAAAGAAGACCGAGAGCAAAAACTCGAGCGGGCGATCGCCGATGCCGAATGGGCAGAACTGGCGCAGCTCGACCCCTCCGAGTTGGAGCGCATCCTCAAGCAAGGTCAACGAGCCAAACAAAAAATGATTGAAGCCAACTTGCGTCTTGTTGTGGCGATCGCCAAAAAATACCAAAAACGCAATATGGAGTTTCTGGACCTGATCCAAGAAGGAACCCTAGGTCTGGAGCGCGGCGTCGAAAAATTCGATCCCACTCGCGGCTATAAGTTTTCGACCTATGCTTACTGGTGGATTCGGCAAGCCATCACTCGGGCGATCGCCCAACAAGGACGCACCATCCGTCTTCCGATTCACATTACCGAAAAACTGAACAAAATCAAAAAAACGCAACGGGAACTGTCGCAAAAACTGGGACGCAGCGCCACCACCAGCGAGATTGGGGAAGCCTTAAACCTGCAACCCGCTCAGATCCGCGAGTACCTAACTCTCTCTCGCCAACCCGTCTCCTTAGACCTGCGGGTTGGCGATAATCAAGATACGGAACTTCAGGATCTCCTGGAAGATGATGGCATCTCTCCCGAGCGCTATGCCACCCAAGAGCTGCTGCGCCAAGACTTGCATACCCTCATCGCCGCTCTCACTCCTCAACAACAAGAAGTGTTGAGCCTGCGCTTTGGACTAACTGACGGTCGCGAACTGTCCCTATCGCAAGTGGGCCAGCGCATGAACTTGAGCCGCGAACGAGTTCGCCAACTGGAGCGACAAGCTCTCAACTACTTGCGCCGCCATCGCAGTTCCGTCCGCGAATATCTGGCCAGTTAA
- a CDS encoding DUF2949 domain-containing protein, protein MSAYTETMQPLIQFLQQDLNLPATSIHLALRHHDSSPNLLPMTLWQYGLVTLEQLDKIYNWLFSQL, encoded by the coding sequence ATGAGCGCATATACTGAAACCATGCAACCGTTAATCCAATTCTTGCAACAGGATCTCAATCTGCCCGCGACCTCGATCCATCTGGCGTTGCGCCACCACGATAGCAGTCCCAATTTGTTGCCCATGACCTTATGGCAATATGGGTTAGTTACCTTAGAACAACTGGACAAAATTTACAACTGGCTGTTTTCGCAGCTCTAA
- a CDS encoding SMC family ATPase, with protein sequence MEILSVNLKNFKSHQDIFLEFESGSNAICGENGAGKTSILEAVAWVLFNYCQYQRDELIRKGAKSAQAIIQFISNRDGRTYQVKRCTRKGYELYDPQIGCKLDPTKVSDVVLWLQEHIGVPKDTDLADLFSQVIGIPQGTFTQDFLAKEAARKQVFDPILRVEDYKKAYKESNELQKFSLAEVTACEQHLERYDIQLQDWEELKQRHETLTANIEQGESEQTAISSKLKVCEQRQQELSSHQEKLDRLMNEIQTIETKLQGLVQDRYHLQTSCDRARESLKVCEENRDSYRNYQQAEQQLIELKIRQKTQQKLLRQREQLRQKLQESQGQLTKLEISRENARKAEAKIKQLSPLQAEQQTLEEQQRQLETELQQIRDWQWQQERTERQLYDALRWLQEFKQEATRLQGLETSVAQIPQLEQQYHRYQEQLSRVAAARQFSGQIATLVDRAEGHQDYYQQLQSFLPALDPKVQKLIESDHTCQQEMFEILQEIRSDLAAQVNLTDLENHCDRIKSQLETAYECRAQLSRLEIKCNEEIQVKQEAENLRSHLMELEDKLDGEERLKEERQTLCDRLQTLQNPKQQIQLLQQQLAEQGRLEEQWQEIEQTQHQLQSELADLETQLAEFAHLETELDAREKIKQDNATEHLAYLRAEPEANTLETRQNNLQKAIATLEQLEGEKAKAVAERNALSTAYSADRFAQLQQESQTLTNRFAQLETMLALYREQLTEICQSLVKKGEISQQRENTLVELAKAQKHHQFIQDARNFFNRASPRITKYYLGEISHEADSIFRELMNRQNVALEWTEDYDILVQEDGYKRNFKSLSGGEQMCAALAVRLALLRTLADLDIAFFDEPTTNMDRPRRQQLAEAIGNLKSFRQLFVISHDDTFENMSNLIHIQRS encoded by the coding sequence ATGGAAATCTTATCAGTTAACCTAAAAAACTTTAAATCCCATCAAGATATCTTCCTAGAATTTGAATCGGGAAGTAATGCCATTTGTGGGGAAAATGGCGCCGGAAAAACCTCCATTCTGGAAGCCGTTGCCTGGGTGTTATTTAATTATTGTCAATACCAACGAGACGAACTCATCCGCAAAGGTGCCAAAAGCGCTCAAGCTATTATCCAATTTATCTCTAACCGCGATGGCAGAACCTATCAAGTAAAGCGCTGCACTCGCAAAGGGTACGAACTCTACGATCCGCAAATAGGCTGTAAACTCGATCCGACAAAAGTCAGCGATGTCGTCTTATGGCTGCAAGAGCATATTGGCGTTCCCAAAGATACAGATTTAGCTGACTTATTCTCGCAAGTGATTGGGATTCCGCAAGGCACGTTTACTCAAGATTTTCTCGCGAAAGAAGCCGCACGCAAACAAGTTTTCGATCCAATTTTACGCGTGGAAGACTATAAAAAAGCATACAAAGAATCTAATGAGTTACAAAAATTTTCCCTGGCAGAAGTTACGGCTTGCGAGCAGCATTTAGAGCGATATGATATCCAACTGCAAGATTGGGAAGAACTAAAACAGCGACACGAAACCTTAACGGCAAATATCGAGCAAGGGGAAAGCGAGCAAACAGCCATTTCGTCGAAACTGAAAGTTTGCGAACAACGACAGCAGGAGTTAAGTTCTCATCAAGAAAAACTCGATCGGTTAATGAATGAGATTCAAACAATTGAGACGAAATTGCAGGGATTAGTGCAAGATCGATATCACCTACAAACGAGTTGCGATCGCGCTCGAGAAAGTCTTAAAGTTTGCGAAGAGAACCGAGATAGTTATCGTAATTATCAGCAAGCCGAACAGCAGTTAATTGAACTGAAAATACGGCAAAAAACACAGCAAAAATTATTGCGCCAGCGAGAACAGCTTCGGCAGAAACTTCAAGAGAGCCAAGGACAGTTAACCAAATTGGAGATAAGTCGGGAAAATGCTCGGAAAGCCGAAGCCAAAATCAAACAGCTTTCTCCGCTGCAAGCAGAACAACAAACTCTCGAAGAGCAACAGCGGCAGCTCGAAACCGAACTGCAACAAATCCGCGATTGGCAATGGCAGCAAGAACGGACAGAACGGCAGCTCTACGACGCACTGAGGTGGTTGCAAGAGTTCAAACAAGAAGCGACTCGCCTGCAAGGATTAGAGACTTCTGTAGCGCAAATTCCCCAGTTAGAGCAGCAGTACCACCGCTATCAGGAACAATTGAGCCGAGTGGCAGCCGCACGACAATTTTCCGGTCAAATTGCAACGTTAGTCGATCGCGCTGAAGGCCATCAAGACTATTATCAACAACTCCAGTCCTTTTTACCCGCTCTCGATCCCAAAGTTCAAAAATTAATTGAATCGGATCATACCTGTCAGCAGGAAATGTTTGAGATTTTACAGGAAATACGCTCGGATTTAGCCGCGCAAGTTAATCTTACCGATTTAGAGAACCATTGCGATCGCATTAAAAGTCAACTCGAAACAGCTTATGAATGTCGCGCGCAATTGAGTCGTTTAGAAATTAAGTGCAACGAAGAAATTCAAGTGAAGCAAGAGGCAGAAAACTTGCGATCGCATTTAATGGAGCTAGAGGATAAACTCGACGGCGAAGAACGCTTAAAGGAGGAACGCCAAACCCTTTGCGATCGGCTGCAAACCTTGCAAAACCCCAAACAGCAAATTCAACTATTGCAGCAACAGCTTGCCGAGCAAGGGAGACTCGAAGAGCAATGGCAAGAGATCGAACAAACTCAACACCAGCTACAAAGCGAACTTGCCGATCTCGAAACCCAGCTTGCGGAGTTCGCACACCTCGAAACCGAACTGGACGCTCGAGAGAAGATTAAACAAGATAATGCAACCGAACATCTGGCTTATCTGCGCGCCGAACCCGAAGCCAATACCCTTGAAACTCGGCAAAATAACTTACAAAAAGCGATCGCAACCTTAGAACAGCTCGAAGGCGAAAAAGCCAAGGCAGTTGCCGAACGTAACGCGCTCTCAACGGCTTACTCCGCAGATCGATTCGCTCAACTGCAACAAGAGAGCCAAACTCTCACCAACCGCTTCGCGCAACTGGAAACCATGCTAGCACTCTATCGCGAGCAACTTACCGAAATTTGCCAATCTTTGGTGAAAAAAGGCGAGATTTCCCAACAGCGCGAAAACACTCTAGTCGAGCTGGCAAAAGCTCAAAAGCACCATCAATTTATTCAAGATGCCCGTAACTTTTTCAATCGAGCCTCGCCGCGCATCACTAAATATTATCTTGGCGAAATTTCCCACGAAGCAGACTCTATTTTTCGCGAACTCATGAACCGGCAAAACGTGGCTCTAGAATGGACGGAAGACTACGATATTCTCGTACAAGAAGATGGATATAAACGTAACTTTAAAAGTTTGTCGGGAGGCGAGCAAATGTGTGCGGCACTAGCGGTGAGATTGGCTCTGCTGCGTACGTTAGCCGATCTCGATATTGCCTTTTTCGACGAACCCACAACCAATATGGATCGTCCCCGTCGCCAGCAACTCGCCGAAGCGATCGGCAACCTAAAATCATTCCGTCAGTTATTTGTCATCAGCCATGACGATACCTTTGAGAATATGTCTAACTTAATTCATATTCAGCGGTCTTAG
- a CDS encoding SWIM zinc finger family protein has translation MEFAYSYNGSTSVSDGGNSTQMSFSPDTKRPPTYFIGELRKSVAFREAISALHDVVVSDLRYQPKDNEEYKEWAAKQEELELAAIGVQRQEVRDRINTLRQELLALNNNSYQRRKPYYDARNKFRNYVYQKQLDFYFVFDPVITVHPDEIFFECFSQDESSYGKLGASYEVFQNINEFACGTTNIDYSAALYDEFQKLRSYKTTQFQVDPSGFEVQTTHEETFKEVKIDLPESWVRGFLQVSSAMSLPATTFDLHPMDIHNICLILRRNKERKGPRSIRYILEPGQPVKVVFDPWNKEIICWRSPYTGNSSQEIRVWGRRRIHILERLIPIANKFTVHLLGTGMPSFYVADLGDMSFTLGLSGWTANDWSSSGNFDLMAPRADVDEWTQKMVFDALRETWYETPNSLSERLNLSRTAVLGALGAYAQAGRAIYDLNKNVYRLRELSREPLPMERLRFANEREESATRFLKENKVEVTATGDSDGALILEGTVRDRNKTYTPSLTIDRDERIIKAECTCNWHQQNKLYKGPCEHILALRMHHARSCQ, from the coding sequence ATGGAATTTGCTTATTCGTACAACGGCAGTACATCAGTTAGCGACGGGGGAAATAGCACGCAAATGTCATTTTCTCCCGACACCAAACGCCCGCCCACTTATTTTATTGGAGAATTGCGCAAAAGTGTTGCCTTTCGCGAAGCCATTAGCGCTCTCCACGATGTCGTTGTCTCCGATCTGCGCTATCAACCGAAAGACAACGAAGAGTACAAAGAATGGGCGGCGAAACAGGAAGAGTTGGAGCTAGCGGCCATTGGAGTACAGCGCCAAGAAGTTCGCGATCGCATTAATACCCTCCGCCAGGAACTTCTAGCGTTAAATAACAACAGCTACCAGCGACGGAAACCTTATTATGATGCCAGAAATAAGTTTCGCAACTATGTCTACCAAAAGCAACTCGATTTCTATTTTGTCTTCGATCCGGTTATCACCGTTCACCCAGATGAAATCTTCTTTGAATGCTTCAGCCAGGATGAATCCAGTTATGGCAAACTGGGCGCGAGTTACGAGGTATTTCAGAATATCAATGAATTCGCTTGCGGCACGACCAATATCGACTATTCTGCCGCCCTCTACGACGAATTCCAAAAACTGCGCAGCTACAAAACGACTCAGTTTCAAGTCGATCCATCCGGATTTGAAGTACAAACGACGCACGAGGAAACATTCAAAGAAGTAAAAATAGACCTGCCCGAAAGTTGGGTGCGCGGATTTTTACAAGTCAGCTCTGCCATGTCTCTCCCCGCAACCACCTTCGATCTCCATCCCATGGATATCCATAATATCTGTCTTATCCTGAGACGGAATAAGGAGAGAAAAGGGCCGCGCAGCATTCGCTATATCCTGGAGCCAGGACAACCGGTGAAAGTGGTATTCGATCCGTGGAATAAAGAAATTATATGTTGGCGATCGCCCTACACTGGAAATAGCAGCCAAGAGATCCGCGTTTGGGGTCGTCGGCGCATCCATATTTTAGAGCGCTTAATCCCAATTGCGAATAAGTTTACCGTCCATTTACTGGGTACGGGAATGCCCTCATTTTATGTTGCCGACTTAGGCGATATGTCCTTTACTTTAGGATTATCCGGATGGACGGCTAACGACTGGTCCAGTTCCGGTAATTTTGACCTCATGGCACCCCGCGCTGATGTGGATGAATGGACGCAAAAAATGGTCTTTGATGCCCTGCGAGAAACCTGGTACGAAACTCCCAATAGTTTATCCGAGAGATTGAACTTAAGTCGCACGGCAGTCCTGGGTGCATTAGGAGCCTATGCCCAAGCCGGACGCGCTATTTACGATCTGAATAAGAACGTCTATCGCTTGCGCGAATTAAGTCGCGAACCTCTACCCATGGAACGGTTGCGCTTTGCTAACGAGCGGGAAGAAAGTGCGACGCGATTCTTAAAGGAAAATAAAGTAGAAGTGACGGCAACCGGAGATTCTGATGGGGCATTAATTCTGGAAGGAACGGTGCGCGATCGCAACAAAACTTATACTCCAAGCTTGACAATCGACCGCGACGAACGTATAATAAAAGCAGAATGTACCTGCAATTGGCATCAGCAAAATAAGCTGTATAAAGGCCCTTGCGAACATATCTTGGCATTGCGAATGCATCACGCTCGCTCCTGCCAATAA